In a single window of the Longimicrobiaceae bacterium genome:
- a CDS encoding PVC-type heme-binding CxxCH protein, whose amino-acid sequence MRSFLRGAGRQRVLLAFVLALVGACGGVQPQTQPTSGQAQARQDEPRRIEVLFLGHESMHHPSDSAVAILSQALSKEGINFSYTTDPDDLNPENLARYDALILYANHDSITPSQERALLDFVEGGKGFLPIHSASHCFRNSAEVIALIGGQFDRHGVGTFTAQIVAPDHPVMQGIQPFETWDETYIHKNHNPEGRTVLMERVEAGHREPWTWVREQGKGRVFYTAYGHDGRTWNQPEFQKLIFNAILWAVGDEVRAQWEKLDLPELEYTESSRIPNYERRNPPLKLQQPLSPEESMQHIQVPAGFELQLFASEPDIVKPIAMAWDERGRLWIAETIDYPNEIHPGVPGRDRIKILEDTDGDGRADKFTVFADSLNIPTGLVFANGGLIVSQAPDILFFKDTDGDDRADVKQVLVSGFGVRDTHAGPSNLRYGFDNRIWGAVGYSGFEQGELDFGQAIWSMNPDGSDIRHEASFSNNTWGLGFSETNDIFGSTANNTHAVYVGIPRRYVEDVRGLPSRAGSQKIDGHYAMMPITPNVRQVDVHGGFTAAAGFNLYTAREYPREYWNRVGLVSEPTGGVLHRAILEKVGAGFQEKDGKNLLAAVDEWVGPVDAQVGPDGQVWVADWYNFIIQHNPTPPGFETGEGNAYVNPLRDKTHGRIYRIVYRGSNGDDQPRSLSADRPQELVRALEDDNMFWRMTAQRLLVERGNTDVVPQLIELVGSRRTDELGLAPGPLHALWTLHGLGQLDGSNPRATEAAVRALRHPVASVRKAALQVLPADAQLLERLQSSGVLADPDPYTRLAAILRLAEVPESQQLGAELYRMSLDSTIANDRWLSDAVYVAAAKHRPGFLAAYEAALGQAEYRALADRLAAEVAAGPRRQQEQTWPPREENTENQRPVAERLLMAYVEDVVGPIQRPQNAGNFRGGAREDLPVFELAISVIPGQLKFEVPEFTVRPGQRVRITLTNPDDMQHNLLILRPGTLEAVGALADALASTPDAAELNYVPATPDVMWYTPLVSTGESTVLEFVAPREENDYPYVCTFPGHWRVMQGVMHVTEEE is encoded by the coding sequence ATGAGATCTTTCCTACGAGGCGCAGGCCGTCAAAGGGTTCTGCTTGCCTTCGTGCTGGCGCTCGTCGGCGCGTGTGGCGGTGTGCAGCCGCAGACGCAGCCGACCAGCGGTCAGGCGCAGGCACGGCAGGACGAACCTCGCCGGATAGAGGTGCTGTTCCTGGGCCACGAGTCCATGCACCATCCCTCGGATTCGGCCGTGGCGATCCTCTCTCAGGCACTCTCCAAGGAAGGGATCAACTTCTCGTACACGACCGATCCGGACGATCTCAACCCGGAGAACCTGGCCAGGTACGACGCCCTGATCCTCTATGCCAACCACGATTCGATCACGCCCTCGCAGGAGCGCGCGCTGCTCGACTTCGTGGAAGGCGGCAAGGGATTCCTCCCCATCCACTCCGCCTCGCACTGCTTCCGGAACTCGGCGGAGGTGATCGCGCTCATCGGCGGGCAGTTCGACCGCCACGGCGTGGGCACCTTCACGGCGCAGATCGTGGCGCCCGACCACCCGGTGATGCAGGGGATCCAGCCCTTCGAGACCTGGGACGAGACGTACATCCACAAGAACCACAATCCGGAAGGCCGGACGGTCCTGATGGAGCGGGTGGAGGCTGGCCACCGCGAGCCGTGGACGTGGGTACGTGAGCAGGGGAAGGGACGGGTCTTCTACACTGCCTACGGACACGACGGCCGCACGTGGAACCAGCCGGAGTTCCAGAAGCTGATCTTCAACGCCATCCTGTGGGCCGTGGGAGACGAGGTCCGTGCTCAGTGGGAGAAGCTCGACCTGCCGGAGCTGGAGTACACCGAGAGCAGCCGCATTCCCAATTACGAGCGCCGCAACCCGCCGCTGAAGCTGCAGCAGCCGCTCTCCCCCGAGGAGTCGATGCAGCACATCCAGGTGCCGGCGGGCTTCGAGCTGCAGCTCTTCGCCTCCGAGCCGGACATCGTGAAGCCGATCGCGATGGCCTGGGACGAGCGAGGCCGGCTCTGGATCGCCGAGACGATCGACTACCCGAACGAGATCCATCCCGGAGTGCCGGGGCGTGACCGGATCAAGATCCTGGAGGATACGGACGGAGACGGCCGCGCTGACAAGTTCACCGTCTTCGCGGACAGCCTGAACATCCCCACCGGGCTCGTCTTCGCGAACGGGGGCCTGATCGTGTCGCAGGCGCCGGACATCCTCTTCTTCAAGGACACCGACGGAGACGACCGGGCCGACGTGAAGCAGGTGCTGGTCAGTGGCTTCGGTGTCCGCGACACCCACGCGGGGCCGAGCAACCTGCGCTACGGGTTCGACAACCGTATCTGGGGTGCAGTGGGTTACAGCGGCTTCGAGCAGGGTGAGCTGGACTTCGGTCAGGCGATCTGGAGCATGAACCCCGACGGCTCCGACATTCGCCACGAGGCCAGCTTCAGCAACAACACCTGGGGGCTCGGGTTCTCCGAGACCAACGACATCTTCGGCTCCACCGCGAACAATACCCACGCGGTGTACGTGGGCATCCCGCGCCGGTACGTTGAGGACGTGCGCGGGCTACCGAGCCGCGCGGGGAGCCAGAAGATTGATGGCCACTACGCCATGATGCCGATCACGCCGAACGTGCGGCAGGTGGACGTGCACGGTGGCTTTACCGCGGCGGCCGGCTTCAACCTCTACACCGCCCGTGAGTATCCGCGTGAGTACTGGAACCGGGTCGGTCTGGTGAGCGAGCCCACCGGCGGCGTGCTGCACCGGGCGATCCTGGAGAAGGTGGGAGCCGGCTTCCAGGAGAAGGACGGCAAGAACCTCCTGGCGGCGGTGGACGAGTGGGTGGGACCGGTCGACGCGCAGGTCGGCCCTGATGGGCAGGTCTGGGTAGCCGACTGGTACAACTTCATCATCCAGCACAACCCGACCCCTCCGGGATTCGAGACCGGCGAGGGGAACGCCTATGTCAACCCGCTGCGCGACAAGACCCACGGACGTATCTATCGGATCGTCTACCGGGGGTCCAACGGCGACGACCAGCCCCGGTCGCTGAGCGCCGATCGTCCGCAGGAGCTGGTGCGGGCTCTGGAGGACGACAACATGTTCTGGCGGATGACCGCGCAGCGACTGCTGGTCGAGCGCGGCAACACGGACGTCGTCCCGCAGCTCATCGAGCTGGTGGGCAGCCGGCGCACCGACGAGCTCGGGCTGGCGCCGGGCCCCCTGCACGCACTCTGGACCCTGCACGGCCTGGGGCAGCTCGACGGCTCCAACCCGCGGGCCACCGAGGCGGCCGTACGTGCGCTACGCCATCCGGTGGCGAGTGTTCGGAAGGCGGCACTGCAGGTCCTGCCAGCGGACGCGCAGTTGCTGGAGCGGCTGCAGAGCTCCGGAGTTCTCGCCGACCCGGATCCATACACCCGCCTGGCCGCCATTCTCCGGCTGGCGGAGGTTCCCGAGTCGCAGCAGCTCGGAGCCGAGCTCTACCGTATGAGCCTCGACTCGACGATTGCCAACGATCGGTGGCTGTCCGATGCGGTCTATGTCGCGGCGGCGAAGCACCGGCCCGGGTTCCTGGCCGCATACGAGGCCGCTCTGGGACAGGCCGAGTACCGCGCGCTCGCCGATCGTCTGGCCGCGGAGGTGGCCGCGGGGCCGCGTCGGCAGCAGGAGCAGACCTGGCCCCCGCGTGAGGAGAACACGGAGAATCAGCGGCCGGTCGCCGAGCGCCTCCTGATGGCGTACGTGGAGGACGTGGTCGGGCCGATCCAGCGTCCGCAGAACGCCGGCAACTTCCGGGGTGGAGCGCGTGAGGACCTGCCCGTCTTCGAGCTCGCCATCTCCGTGATCCCCGGGCAGCTCAAGTTCGAGGTGCCGGAGTTCACCGTGCGTCCGGGACAGCGGGTCCGCATCACCCTGACTAACCCGGACGACATGCAGCACAACCTGCTGATCCTGCGCCCGGGTACCCTGGAGGCGGTGGGCGCTCTGGCGGACGCTCTGGCTTCCACGCCGGACGCCGCCGAGCTGAATTACGTTCCCGCCACGCCCGACGTGATGTGGTACACGCCGCTCGTCAGCACGGGGGAGTCGACGGTACTGGAGTTCGTCGCACCGCGCGAGGAAAACGATTACCCCTACGTGTGCACCTTCCCGGGCCACTGGCGGGTGATGCAGGGCGTGATGCACGTGACTGAAGAAGAGTAG
- a CDS encoding Gfo/Idh/MocA family oxidoreductase: MAKIKVAVVGLGFGAEFIPIYQRHPDTEMYAICQRNEQKLNEIGDQFGVERRYTRYEDLLKDPEVDAVHINTPIADHAWMSKAALDAGKHAASTVPMATTIEECLAIVEAERKSGKRYMMMETAVYTREFLYVKDLHNRGEIGKIQFLRGSHQQNMSLPGWPDYWYGFPPMHYATHAVSPLLDLAGARAESVVCFGSGRIRDEYVQRYGSPFAIETALVKLKDSDLACEVTRSLFDTIRQYRESFDVYGTKKSFEWEQTIGDNPVVYSGFEDAERVEVPDTGHLLPPEIAGFTRAGVYDEEHEHTSFIQGGGHGGSHPHLVHEFVSAIKEDRPAHVDAPTAANWTMTGICAHQSAMRGGERVQIPQT, translated from the coding sequence ATGGCCAAGATCAAAGTCGCAGTCGTGGGGCTTGGATTCGGCGCGGAGTTCATTCCCATCTACCAGCGCCACCCGGACACCGAGATGTACGCGATCTGTCAGCGCAACGAGCAGAAGCTGAACGAGATCGGCGACCAGTTCGGGGTGGAGCGCCGTTACACCCGCTACGAAGATCTGCTGAAGGATCCCGAGGTGGATGCGGTGCACATCAACACCCCCATCGCGGATCACGCCTGGATGTCGAAGGCGGCCCTGGATGCGGGGAAGCACGCCGCCAGCACGGTGCCGATGGCCACCACGATCGAGGAGTGCCTGGCCATCGTCGAGGCGGAGCGGAAGAGCGGTAAGCGGTACATGATGATGGAGACCGCGGTGTACACCCGCGAATTCCTCTATGTGAAGGACCTCCACAACCGTGGAGAGATCGGCAAGATCCAGTTCCTGCGCGGCTCTCACCAGCAGAACATGTCCCTCCCGGGGTGGCCCGACTACTGGTACGGCTTCCCGCCGATGCACTATGCCACCCACGCCGTGAGCCCGCTGCTCGATCTCGCCGGGGCGCGCGCCGAGTCGGTGGTGTGCTTCGGATCGGGGCGCATTCGCGACGAGTACGTGCAGCGCTACGGGTCGCCCTTCGCGATCGAGACCGCCCTGGTCAAGCTGAAGGATTCCGATCTCGCCTGTGAGGTGACGCGCTCGCTTTTCGACACCATCCGGCAGTATCGCGAGAGCTTCGACGTCTACGGCACCAAGAAGTCCTTCGAGTGGGAGCAGACCATCGGCGACAATCCCGTGGTTTACTCCGGCTTCGAGGACGCGGAGCGGGTCGAGGTGCCGGACACCGGCCATCTACTTCCGCCGGAGATCGCGGGCTTCACCCGGGCGGGGGTGTACGACGAGGAGCACGAACACACCTCCTTCATTCAGGGCGGCGGCCACGGTGGGTCGCATCCGCACCTCGTCCACGAGTTCGTCTCCGCGATCAAGGAGGATCGGCCGGCGCACGTGGACGCGCCGACAGCGGCCAACTGGACCATGACCGGCATCTGCGCCCATCAGTCGGCTATGCGGGGCGGGGAACGCGTGCAGATCCCGCAAACCTGA
- a CDS encoding DJ-1/PfpI family protein, whose protein sequence is MARKILIITGDAGETYETLYAIHRFREAGYQPVVAAPSKRRLHLVIHDFEPGWDTYVERPGYLVESDVTFDEVKVDEYEAVLVIGGRAPEYLRNDQRVLRIVREFRDQDRWVFAICHGIQVLVSAGFAPGAQMTCYEHVRYEVEAAGGTWHPQQAVRDGKMVTGQTWQSHPEFYREIFACLEQSVPEAIAAD, encoded by the coding sequence ATGGCACGGAAGATCCTCATCATCACCGGCGACGCCGGCGAGACCTACGAGACGCTCTACGCGATCCACCGTTTCCGCGAAGCGGGCTACCAGCCGGTCGTCGCGGCTCCGAGCAAGCGGCGACTGCACCTGGTCATCCATGACTTCGAGCCAGGCTGGGACACCTACGTGGAGCGCCCCGGATACCTGGTCGAGTCGGACGTCACCTTCGACGAGGTGAAGGTCGACGAATACGAGGCGGTGTTGGTGATCGGCGGGCGCGCCCCCGAATACCTGCGCAACGACCAGCGGGTACTCCGCATCGTGCGCGAGTTCCGGGACCAGGATCGCTGGGTTTTCGCCATCTGCCACGGCATCCAGGTGCTGGTGAGCGCTGGCTTCGCACCGGGAGCCCAGATGACGTGCTACGAGCACGTGCGCTACGAAGTAGAAGCGGCCGGGGGCACCTGGCACCCGCAGCAGGCGGTCCGCGACGGCAAGATGGTGACTGGCCAGACCTGGCAGTCTCATCCCGAGTTCTATCGCGAGATCTTCGCCTGCCTCGAGCAGTCGGTGCCCGAGGCAATCGCCGCCGACTGA
- a CDS encoding sugar phosphate isomerase/epimerase family protein: MQIGISTWVWTSPAEDQVLQRLIPHIAEIGFDVVEIPVETPGQFDVARAKSLADEHGLAVSVCAVIGAGRDLLLDSEVEAGLEYLRGCIDAAQALASPAVAGPFYSAVGRCWRLTPAERDREIGRLAERLRDLGEYAAQRGVELGIEPLNRFETSFMNTTEQTLELVERIDHPAVGLALDTFHLGIEEKSLGDAIRRAEGRLKHVQVAENDRGTPGTGQLAWDEVANALHEIGYDGRVVIETFSDRVEAIARAAAIWRPLAPDSDSLAREGLAFLRELFSEPARASDQGRTVGS, encoded by the coding sequence ATGCAGATCGGCATCAGCACCTGGGTCTGGACCTCGCCGGCGGAAGATCAGGTCCTGCAGCGGCTGATCCCGCACATCGCGGAGATCGGCTTCGACGTGGTCGAGATCCCGGTGGAGACACCCGGGCAGTTCGACGTCGCCCGGGCCAAGTCGCTGGCGGATGAGCATGGTCTGGCGGTCTCGGTCTGCGCCGTGATCGGCGCGGGCCGTGACCTCCTGCTCGACTCCGAGGTCGAGGCGGGGCTCGAGTACCTGAGAGGCTGCATCGACGCGGCACAGGCGCTGGCTTCGCCGGCGGTCGCGGGACCGTTCTACTCCGCGGTCGGCCGATGCTGGCGGCTCACGCCCGCCGAGCGCGATCGGGAGATCGGCCGCCTCGCCGAGCGTCTGCGCGACCTCGGCGAGTATGCGGCGCAGCGAGGCGTGGAGCTGGGTATCGAGCCGCTCAACCGGTTTGAGACCAGCTTCATGAACACCACCGAGCAGACGCTCGAGCTGGTGGAGCGGATCGATCACCCGGCGGTGGGACTCGCCCTCGACACCTTCCACCTGGGGATCGAGGAGAAGAGCCTGGGAGACGCGATTCGCCGCGCGGAGGGCAGGCTGAAGCACGTGCAGGTGGCAGAGAACGACCGGGGAACCCCCGGGACCGGACAGCTGGCCTGGGACGAGGTGGCCAACGCCTTGCACGAGATCGGATACGACGGGAGAGTTGTGATCGAGACCTTCTCCGATCGGGTTGAGGCAATCGCGCGCGCCGCCGCCATCTGGCGCCCGCTGGCCCCCGACTCCGATTCGCTCGCGCGTGAGGGCCTCGCTTTTCTGCGCGAGCTGTTTTCAGAACCCGCACGCGCGAGCGACCAGGGTCGGACTGTCGGTTCCTGA
- a CDS encoding ATP-binding protein — MIADLFRRPASGLSLERKLPLLITSLLVVTLAIGGLWAYLEVRTAALESGRERLMLVAVRFSDYTAPLLSERLQQLRRTARSKAIVDFLSGAEGGSEASARAAVDGVNGYLTTAVVLLDAARSPRITSVRSEEPRLMRAAASPAPDLLPDSGAFGPLFSLAGEGFYWLAEPVRGSGGEVLGYLSELRRVGSPETEAELASWLGADLTFRFAEPQSDLWIGLDGLERRAPGGWPFRGAVHYREPGGAEQIAYVADLAGTPLRVIVQQPLASVMARPNTFLRRGLISIALLSLLGAVSAWFLSRGITGPVSRLRLASEAIARGDYSSRIDLDRADELGTLARSFNSMAEQVESSHQQLREQYETAQRLAREVESTNRRLESAVAEAERARAEAEAANQAKSEFLATMSHEIRTPINAIIGYTDLLQIGLAGPVTEEQQAHLERIRVSGRHLAALVDQVLDLARVEAGAFTPERVVASAVDAVDTAVTVVQPQAADKGIAIDVACAKNEDLRYVGDPHAVQQIIVNLLANAIKFTPKGGRCTVRCGSEENAEGEAGRICIVVEDTGVGIAPDQRERIFEPFVQVESGYTRRHGGAGLGLAISMRLATSMGGGLTVESEAGRGSSFTLWLPAAESADVVEPGQAKGKPQTES, encoded by the coding sequence ATGATCGCAGACCTCTTCCGTCGACCGGCGTCCGGCCTCTCCCTCGAGCGTAAGCTCCCCCTCCTGATCACCTCCCTACTGGTGGTGACGCTCGCGATCGGCGGTCTGTGGGCGTACCTCGAGGTCCGCACCGCGGCGCTGGAGAGCGGGCGGGAGCGACTGATGCTGGTGGCCGTGCGCTTCTCGGACTACACCGCCCCGCTGCTCAGCGAGCGACTGCAGCAGCTGAGGAGGACCGCGCGGAGCAAGGCAATCGTTGACTTCCTCTCGGGTGCCGAAGGTGGCAGCGAGGCGTCGGCACGAGCCGCGGTCGACGGAGTCAATGGCTACCTGACGACGGCGGTGGTCCTGCTGGACGCCGCGCGGAGCCCCCGTATCACCAGCGTGCGCTCGGAGGAGCCACGTCTGATGCGCGCGGCTGCGTCGCCCGCTCCCGACCTTCTCCCGGATTCAGGTGCCTTCGGACCGCTGTTCAGCTTGGCCGGCGAGGGGTTCTACTGGCTCGCGGAGCCGGTCAGAGGAAGCGGAGGCGAGGTTCTGGGATACCTTTCGGAGCTGCGGCGGGTGGGCTCGCCCGAGACCGAGGCCGAGCTCGCGAGCTGGTTGGGAGCCGATCTGACGTTCCGCTTCGCCGAGCCGCAGAGCGATCTGTGGATCGGCCTGGACGGCCTGGAGCGGCGGGCGCCCGGCGGCTGGCCCTTCCGCGGTGCCGTCCATTACCGCGAGCCCGGCGGCGCGGAACAGATCGCCTACGTGGCCGACCTCGCGGGAACGCCGCTGCGCGTGATCGTGCAGCAGCCCCTCGCGTCGGTCATGGCGCGACCGAACACCTTTCTGCGCCGCGGCCTCATCTCCATCGCCCTGCTGAGTCTCCTCGGCGCCGTCTCCGCCTGGTTCCTGAGCCGTGGGATCACGGGACCGGTCAGCAGGCTGCGACTGGCCTCGGAAGCGATCGCCCGGGGGGACTACAGCTCCCGCATCGATCTGGACCGAGCCGACGAGTTGGGGACGCTCGCGCGCAGCTTCAACTCGATGGCGGAACAGGTTGAGTCGTCGCACCAGCAGCTCCGCGAGCAGTACGAGACGGCGCAGCGACTTGCCCGCGAGGTGGAGTCCACCAACCGGCGCCTGGAGTCGGCCGTGGCCGAGGCGGAGCGCGCCCGCGCCGAGGCGGAGGCGGCGAACCAGGCCAAATCGGAGTTCCTGGCCACGATGTCTCACGAGATCCGGACACCCATCAACGCCATCATCGGGTACACCGACCTCCTCCAGATCGGACTCGCCGGCCCCGTCACCGAGGAACAGCAGGCGCACCTGGAGCGGATCCGGGTGAGCGGACGTCACCTCGCCGCGCTGGTCGACCAGGTGCTCGACCTCGCTCGCGTGGAGGCGGGGGCCTTCACACCCGAGAGGGTGGTCGCTTCCGCCGTGGACGCCGTCGACACCGCCGTGACGGTCGTGCAGCCACAGGCGGCCGACAAGGGGATCGCCATCGACGTGGCGTGCGCGAAAAATGAGGATCTACGTTACGTGGGTGATCCGCACGCGGTACAGCAGATCATCGTCAACCTGCTCGCCAACGCGATCAAGTTCACACCGAAGGGAGGCCGCTGCACGGTTCGCTGCGGCTCCGAAGAGAATGCGGAAGGTGAGGCCGGGAGGATCTGCATCGTGGTCGAAGATACCGGGGTGGGGATCGCGCCGGATCAGCGGGAGCGGATCTTCGAGCCCTTTGTGCAGGTGGAGAGCGGCTATACGCGACGACACGGCGGCGCCGGCCTTGGCCTCGCGATCAGCATGCGGCTCGCCACCTCCATGGGTGGGGGCCTCACCGTGGAGAGCGAGGCGGGCAGGGGATCCAGCTTCACCCTGTGGCTTCCCGCCGCCGAATCGGCGGACGTCGTGGAGCCGGGTCAGGCGAAGGGAAAGCCGCAGACGGAATCCTGA
- a CDS encoding pyridoxal phosphate-dependent aminotransferase — MTLSTPITGGEAARTRAMQSPIIPIVGGLARSTPGTISLGQGVVFYGPPPQALESLASFVPVAGNHLYGPVDGSPELQEEIRKKLAADNGIRLADGQRVVVTAGGNMAFMNAISAIVDPGDEVILPLPYYFNHEMAVTMVGGRVVTVPTGEDYQLDPEVVARAITERTRAVVTVSPNNPTGAVYREEVLRAINRLCRERGVYHISDEAYEYFVYDGASHFSPGSIEGSEEYTISLFSLSKAYGFASWRIGYMVVPEHLWMAIRKVQDTVLICPPLVSQHVAAAALRVGAAYPREQLREIARARRAVLDQLRAVESFCTVIPTEGAFYLLLRVDLSQDPVALVERLIKEHRVAVIPGTTFGLEDGCYLRLSYGALRVAEVEEGVGRFVRGLSAIAAER; from the coding sequence ATGACTCTCAGCACACCGATCACTGGCGGAGAAGCGGCGCGGACGCGTGCCATGCAGTCGCCGATCATCCCGATCGTCGGGGGGCTTGCCCGTAGCACCCCCGGGACGATTTCGCTCGGCCAGGGGGTGGTCTTCTACGGGCCGCCTCCGCAAGCGTTGGAGAGCCTCGCCAGCTTCGTCCCGGTGGCGGGGAACCACCTCTATGGCCCGGTCGACGGATCGCCCGAGCTGCAGGAGGAGATCCGCAAGAAGCTCGCGGCCGACAACGGGATCCGCCTCGCCGACGGCCAGCGAGTGGTGGTCACGGCGGGCGGAAACATGGCGTTCATGAACGCCATCAGCGCCATCGTGGATCCCGGCGACGAGGTCATCCTGCCGCTGCCGTACTACTTCAACCATGAGATGGCGGTGACCATGGTCGGGGGGAGAGTGGTCACTGTCCCCACCGGGGAGGACTACCAGCTGGACCCGGAGGTCGTGGCGCGAGCCATTACCGAACGGACGCGCGCAGTGGTGACGGTGTCCCCGAACAACCCCACGGGGGCGGTCTACCGCGAAGAAGTTCTGCGGGCAATCAACCGTCTCTGCCGCGAGCGCGGCGTCTATCACATCAGCGACGAAGCCTACGAATACTTCGTCTACGACGGCGCCTCACATTTCTCGCCCGGCTCGATTGAGGGGAGCGAAGAGTATACCATCTCGCTCTTCTCGCTCTCGAAAGCGTACGGCTTCGCCAGCTGGCGTATCGGCTACATGGTGGTGCCGGAGCACCTCTGGATGGCGATTCGCAAGGTGCAGGACACCGTCCTCATCTGCCCACCGCTGGTGTCGCAGCACGTTGCCGCCGCGGCGCTGCGGGTCGGCGCAGCCTACCCGCGGGAGCAGCTACGCGAGATCGCGCGAGCGCGACGGGCGGTGCTGGACCAGCTCCGGGCAGTCGAGTCGTTCTGCACAGTGATTCCGACGGAGGGTGCCTTCTACCTGCTGCTCCGGGTTGATCTGAGCCAAGACCCCGTGGCGCTGGTCGAGCGCCTCATAAAGGAGCATCGGGTCGCGGTCATCCCGGGCACCACCTTCGGGCTGGAAGACGGCTGTTACCTGCGTCTGTCGTACGGAGCCCTGCGGGTCGCGGAGGTGGAGGAGGGGGTCGGGCGATTCGTTCGCGGCCTGAGCGCGATTGCGGCGGAGCGGTGA